A region of Chloracidobacterium sp. DNA encodes the following proteins:
- a CDS encoding LptE family protein, with protein MSFENMIKMKYLRLSLIVSAFLLLSGFTECYKPVTNSGLPKNIKTVAVPAFQFEAKGLRYRVESRFTDAVTREIIRRGNGLKVQGSLTGADAVLEGTIRDFSFSGVLLDSEGRARVYEVTIVTAVTIRDLKENKVLYDNQNFTFRDSFEFSSDPRSFFNEEDPAVERMARAFAESAVSAFINGIGVKEEKK; from the coding sequence ATGTCGTTTGAAAATATGATCAAGATGAAATATTTGCGCCTATCGCTGATTGTGTCCGCATTCCTGCTGTTATCCGGTTTTACAGAGTGCTATAAACCTGTCACTAATTCCGGCCTGCCGAAAAATATTAAAACCGTGGCGGTGCCGGCATTTCAATTTGAGGCTAAAGGACTACGTTACCGGGTCGAATCACGCTTTACAGACGCAGTCACTCGCGAGATCATCCGTCGCGGCAATGGACTCAAAGTGCAGGGAAGCTTAACGGGTGCGGACGCCGTTCTCGAGGGAACTATACGAGATTTTAGTTTTTCAGGTGTCTTACTCGATAGCGAAGGCCGCGCACGCGTCTATGAGGTTACGATAGTTACAGCGGTTACGATCCGTGACTTAAAGGAAAATAAAGTGTTGTACGACAACCAAAATTTCACATTTCGAGATTCGTTCGAATTTTCATCCGACCCGCGATCGTTCTTTAACGAGGAGGACCCTGCCGTAGAACGCATGGCCCGAGCGTTTGCTGAATCTGCCGTCTCCGCCTTCATTAACGGAATTGGCGTGAAAGAGGAAAAGAAATAG
- the folP gene encoding dihydropteroate synthase, which produces MEYWQTSRRKISLDRPLVMGILNVTPDSFSDGGEYLSVDDTIRKAEEMVAEGADILDIGGESTRPGSRSVDTDEEIKRVVPAIEAISRRFDTPISIDTTKSVVAENAIKAGAEIINDISGLRFDERIAEVAASNQVGLVLMHSRGTFAMLHEQQPVDDIFADVSADFERALGIARSFGVKEERIVFDIGVGFGKTPEQNLELIAKLDKLVNEFPEYPILVGASRKSFIGRILGDVPPSERLGGSLAAALIAIRNGAKIVRVHDVKETVAAIKVAMKLNVV; this is translated from the coding sequence ATGGAATACTGGCAGACATCACGCCGAAAAATATCGCTTGATCGGCCGCTCGTAATGGGCATTCTTAATGTTACGCCGGACAGCTTTTCAGACGGCGGCGAGTATCTGTCTGTCGATGATACGATTCGTAAAGCTGAAGAAATGGTCGCTGAGGGAGCCGATATTCTTGACATAGGCGGCGAATCAACTCGACCGGGCAGTAGGTCGGTCGATACAGATGAGGAAATTAAACGAGTGGTGCCAGCGATTGAGGCGATCTCAAGACGTTTCGATACGCCCATCTCGATCGATACGACCAAATCTGTCGTCGCCGAAAATGCTATCAAAGCGGGAGCTGAGATCATTAACGACATTTCAGGACTTCGGTTTGATGAACGGATCGCCGAAGTAGCCGCTAGTAACCAAGTTGGCCTTGTTTTGATGCATTCGCGCGGAACATTTGCGATGCTTCATGAGCAGCAGCCAGTAGATGATATTTTTGCGGATGTTTCAGCTGACTTTGAACGGGCTTTGGGCATTGCCCGCTCATTTGGAGTTAAGGAAGAACGGATCGTCTTCGATATAGGTGTAGGTTTTGGCAAGACGCCAGAGCAGAACTTAGAGTTGATCGCAAAACTTGATAAACTCGTAAACGAATTTCCAGAATATCCGATCCTGGTCGGTGCGTCGCGAAAATCCTTCATCGGAAGGATCCTCGGCGATGTTCCACCGTCGGAGAGGCTGGGCGGCAGCTTAGCGGCTGCGTTGATAGCCATCCGTAACGGTGCGAAGATCGTCCGTGTTCATGATGTTAAAGAAACTGTCGCCGCGATCAAAGTTGCGATGAAACTAAATGTCGTTTGA
- the ftsH gene encoding ATP-dependent zinc metalloprotease FtsH: protein MIISSALVFVWYLQTKQTTPAKELSFDAALTQIKNKDIKEVTVKDDTLDLTNKSDVKLTARLDRSDATRDQIFTAAKETDTVIKLEAASTGIGWQLLLSFLPFILLMGFLAFTLRQMQAGGNKALSFGKSKAKLLNNQQKRITFKDVAGVDEAKEELQEIIEFLKDPQKFQKLGGKIPKGVLMVGPPGTGKTLLAKAVAGEANVPFFSISGSDFVEMFVGVGASRVRDLFEQGKKNAPCIIFIDEIDAVGRHRGAGLGGGHDEREQTLNQLLVEMDGFESNDGVILVASTNRPDVLDPALLRPGRFDRRVVVGRPDVRGREGILKVHTRKIPLDEGVEVNVIARGTPGFTGADLANIVNEAALNAARYNQKVVTMADFEVAKDKVMMGAERKSMVISDEEKKITAYHEAGHTLVGLKVPNSDPVHKVTIIPRGMALGVTMYLPEKDRLSANKEFLLGNIAMAMGGRIAEDMFIGSITTGAANDIEKATEIARAMVCEYGMSDLGPLTFGKKEEQIFLGREIAQHRDYSEDTAIKIDREVQKIIGDQYARAQTILDENRDTLIRLAEALLEFETLDSVQIRRVVAGLPLDKPNSPTTDDDGTPESEETSKNPFKKPILPPITGNNPATA, encoded by the coding sequence ATGATAATTTCGAGCGCGCTCGTGTTTGTTTGGTATTTGCAAACAAAGCAGACGACACCGGCAAAAGAATTGTCGTTTGACGCCGCCCTGACACAGATCAAGAATAAGGACATAAAAGAAGTTACCGTTAAGGATGACACGCTTGATCTAACAAATAAGAGCGATGTAAAACTTACGGCACGTCTCGACAGAAGCGACGCAACACGCGACCAGATCTTTACCGCAGCTAAAGAAACGGATACCGTTATTAAACTCGAGGCTGCATCGACGGGCATCGGCTGGCAGCTTCTGTTGTCATTTTTACCGTTCATTCTGCTCATGGGTTTCCTGGCATTTACGCTTCGTCAAATGCAGGCAGGCGGCAACAAGGCCCTCAGCTTTGGCAAATCAAAAGCCAAGCTGCTTAATAATCAACAAAAACGTATTACCTTTAAGGACGTCGCCGGTGTTGACGAAGCCAAAGAAGAGCTGCAGGAGATCATCGAATTTCTCAAAGATCCGCAAAAATTTCAAAAGCTCGGCGGCAAAATTCCTAAGGGTGTTTTAATGGTTGGCCCTCCCGGAACTGGCAAGACTTTGTTAGCGAAAGCCGTTGCGGGCGAGGCAAACGTTCCGTTCTTCTCGATCTCAGGTTCAGACTTTGTCGAGATGTTTGTCGGTGTCGGCGCATCGCGTGTTCGCGACCTTTTTGAACAGGGCAAGAAAAATGCTCCGTGTATCATCTTTATCGACGAGATCGATGCCGTCGGGCGTCATCGCGGAGCCGGACTTGGCGGCGGGCATGATGAACGTGAGCAAACGCTCAATCAATTGCTGGTCGAAATGGACGGCTTCGAATCGAACGATGGCGTTATTCTTGTCGCTTCGACCAATCGCCCCGACGTTTTGGACCCTGCTCTTCTTCGTCCGGGAAGATTTGACCGGCGTGTTGTCGTCGGTAGGCCTGATGTGCGTGGACGCGAAGGCATTTTGAAGGTTCACACCCGCAAAATTCCGCTCGACGAAGGTGTCGAGGTCAACGTCATCGCCCGCGGAACACCCGGATTTACCGGCGCCGACCTTGCCAACATCGTCAACGAAGCGGCTCTCAACGCTGCGCGCTACAACCAGAAGGTCGTGACGATGGCTGATTTTGAGGTCGCAAAAGACAAGGTGATGATGGGTGCCGAGCGCAAGAGCATGGTCATCTCCGACGAAGAAAAGAAAATTACCGCTTACCATGAAGCGGGCCACACATTGGTTGGGCTTAAGGTGCCGAACAGTGATCCGGTTCACAAGGTAACGATCATACCTCGCGGTATGGCGTTGGGCGTGACGATGTATCTGCCTGAAAAGGACCGTTTGAGCGCCAACAAGGAATTTTTGCTAGGCAATATCGCGATGGCAATGGGCGGCCGTATCGCCGAGGATATGTTTATAGGCAGCATCACGACCGGTGCGGCAAATGACATAGAAAAGGCAACTGAGATCGCACGCGCGATGGTTTGTGAATACGGCATGTCGGATCTCGGCCCGCTAACATTTGGCAAAAAAGAAGAACAGATATTTCTTGGCCGAGAGATAGCTCAACATCGTGATTATTCTGAGGACACCGCGATCAAGATCGATAGAGAAGTTCAGAAGATAATCGGCGATCAGTACGCTAGGGCGCAAACGATACTTGACGAAAACCGCGATACGCTCATAAGGCTCGCTGAAGCTTTGCTCGAATTTGAAACCCTTGACAGCGTCCAGATCCGTCGTGTGGTTGCCGGATTACCGCTCGACAAGCCCAATTCTCCGACAACCGATGATGATGGTACTCCGGAATCTGAGGAGACATCGAAGAATCCATTCAAGAAACCGATATTGCCGCCGATCACGGGAAACAACCCCGCAACGGCTTAG
- the tilS gene encoding tRNA lysidine(34) synthetase TilS — MHNFVRNLITEWRRLELPVENATVVVAVSGGADSVSLLLGLNELRKASKLNLKIVAAHLNHQLRGVESDVDEQFVKHLTTELGIGLDLHREKIKPQGNLEQNARNTRYAFLAEAARNLNAFAVLTGHTLNDQAETFLLNLIRGSGPEGLGGMRAVRELESVKMRTQEDESSLLPFSSSPLFLVRPLLSWAKRIDTEAFCNEMGIEYRYDTMNEDTAFKRVQIRKILLPLLEDMNPKIVETLANTASLMQGVIEPSDSFNETLIEADLSLGELKTLSKPELYGKLRSWLRQHRGNSRRLELKHIQAIERLVFSEKSGKTAELPGGRVVKSGGKLMYKENKVEN; from the coding sequence GTGCATAACTTTGTCCGAAATCTTATCACCGAATGGCGGCGGCTTGAGTTGCCGGTTGAGAACGCGACTGTTGTCGTCGCCGTTTCAGGCGGAGCGGATTCGGTCAGTTTATTGCTTGGGCTGAATGAACTAAGGAAAGCCTCAAAATTAAACCTCAAGATAGTCGCTGCACATCTTAACCATCAATTGCGCGGCGTCGAGAGCGATGTGGACGAGCAATTTGTAAAGCATCTCACTACCGAATTAGGCATTGGACTCGATCTGCATCGCGAGAAGATAAAACCGCAAGGTAATCTCGAGCAAAATGCTCGCAATACGCGGTATGCATTTCTAGCCGAGGCGGCACGAAACCTTAATGCTTTTGCTGTTCTGACAGGCCACACGCTAAACGATCAGGCTGAGACTTTTCTGTTAAATCTAATTCGCGGCAGCGGACCCGAGGGCTTGGGCGGTATGCGCGCTGTCCGGGAATTAGAAAGTGTGAAAATGAGAACGCAAGAAGATGAATCGTCTCTTCTCCCTTTTTCATCTTCTCCCCTTTTTCTTGTCCGTCCACTACTTAGCTGGGCAAAGCGCATTGATACTGAAGCTTTTTGCAATGAGATGGGAATCGAATATCGTTATGACACGATGAATGAAGACACGGCATTTAAACGGGTTCAGATCAGAAAGATCCTATTGCCGCTTCTAGAGGACATGAATCCGAAGATCGTCGAGACGCTCGCAAATACTGCTTCGCTAATGCAGGGTGTCATCGAACCTTCTGATTCTTTTAACGAGACCCTGATAGAGGCTGATCTTAGCTTGGGAGAGCTAAAAACCCTCTCAAAACCTGAACTTTACGGAAAGCTCCGTTCGTGGCTGCGGCAGCATCGTGGAAATTCAAGGCGATTGGAACTGAAACATATTCAAGCCATTGAGCGTTTGGTTTTTAGTGAAAAGAGCGGTAAAACCGCCGAGCTTCCGGGCGGTAGGGTCGTCAAGAGCGGCGGTAAGCTTATGTATAAAGAAAATAAGGTTGAAAATTGA
- a CDS encoding PaaI family thioesterase: MDKAELIKKVGENELMKFLGVKIEVATAERVVLTMEVTPKVHQYVGIMNGGVSMYLCETAASIGVVAGADLTTVTPVGIEINANHLRAVSKGIITVEAKPLHTGRTMGVWVINITNDKGKLICTARLTMLIQKRAAYQSE; encoded by the coding sequence ATGGACAAAGCGGAACTCATAAAAAAAGTCGGTGAAAACGAATTGATGAAATTCCTCGGTGTGAAGATCGAGGTGGCGACTGCTGAGCGTGTCGTGCTTACTATGGAAGTTACGCCAAAGGTGCATCAGTATGTCGGGATAATGAATGGCGGCGTTTCGATGTATCTATGTGAAACGGCCGCTTCCATAGGTGTGGTCGCCGGAGCCGATCTTACAACGGTCACGCCTGTTGGCATCGAGATCAATGCCAATCACCTGCGTGCAGTGAGCAAAGGCATCATTACTGTTGAAGCTAAGCCGCTTCATACGGGCAGGACAATGGGTGTTTGGGTCATCAACATAACCAATGATAAAGGCAAACTCATCTGCACAGCACGCCTTACGATGCTTATCCAAAAGCGCGCTGCTTATCAGTCGGAATAA
- a CDS encoding SRPBCC family protein, producing METNTIKLHRVLKTSPEKVYKAFLDPDAMVKWLPPNGFTGKVDHVDARVGGTYKISFTNFGTGVGHSFGGEYLELVPNERIVNTDKFDDPNMPGEMVTTVTLKAVSVGTEINVVQEGILAVIPAEACYLGWQESLNLLALLVEAEISES from the coding sequence ATGGAAACAAACACAATAAAACTTCATCGTGTTCTTAAGACATCTCCCGAAAAAGTTTACAAGGCGTTCCTCGACCCCGACGCGATGGTCAAATGGCTGCCGCCGAACGGATTCACTGGCAAAGTCGATCACGTCGATGCTCGTGTCGGCGGAACTTACAAGATATCGTTCACAAATTTTGGTACGGGTGTGGGCCATTCATTTGGCGGTGAGTATCTCGAACTTGTTCCAAATGAGCGGATCGTAAACACAGACAAATTCGACGACCCGAACATGCCCGGAGAGATGGTCACGACCGTAACGTTAAAGGCAGTTTCCGTCGGCACTGAGATCAATGTCGTACAAGAAGGCATTCTCGCAGTGATCCCTGCCGAAGCCTGCTACCTCGGCTGGCAGGAATCGTTGAATCTACTGGCTTTGTTAGTAGAGGCCGAGATATCGGAATCCTAA
- a CDS encoding YARHG domain-containing protein: MKKLIYIPLFACCLLACNMEKSVSKNSITKDDTTTATTAVASSQAQSAPAPAASKAQEILGSFVGPFGDNKITLLITKVDDTTVSGRSIVGGNDRPFDGTFTVENGVYNIIGKEPGDHKNDGVFTFTVNAAEPNKIIGDWKPNDKKQNEKIYTLERKEFKYRKDVGTWPEASQRLLKAGDVENLIKPELELMRNEIFARHGYCFNKKHLRQQFENEDWYVPNTVDIKGYLTDIEKKNIALIKRYEKYAEEYGDEYGR, from the coding sequence ATGAAAAAGCTTATCTATATACCGCTGTTCGCGTGCTGTCTTCTCGCCTGCAATATGGAAAAGAGTGTCAGCAAAAATTCGATCACGAAAGATGATACCACTACGGCTACGACGGCAGTGGCGTCAAGCCAGGCACAGTCGGCACCTGCGCCTGCGGCCAGCAAGGCACAGGAAATTCTCGGTTCATTTGTCGGCCCTTTTGGTGACAATAAGATCACTTTGCTGATAACTAAAGTGGACGATACAACGGTGTCGGGACGAAGCATCGTAGGCGGTAACGACCGGCCTTTTGACGGAACTTTTACAGTAGAAAATGGCGTTTACAACATCATTGGAAAAGAACCGGGTGATCATAAAAATGATGGTGTCTTTACCTTCACCGTCAACGCAGCCGAGCCGAACAAGATCATCGGCGATTGGAAACCAAACGATAAGAAACAAAACGAAAAGATTTATACCCTCGAACGAAAAGAATTTAAATATAGAAAAGATGTGGGAACGTGGCCCGAGGCTTCACAGCGATTGCTGAAAGCTGGCGATGTCGAGAATCTTATAAAGCCTGAGCTCGAGCTTATGCGTAACGAGATATTTGCCCGTCATGGTTACTGCTTCAACAAAAAGCACCTGCGTCAGCAATTTGAAAACGAAGACTGGTATGTTCCGAACACCGTTGACATCAAAGGCTATCTAACCGATATTGAAAAGAAGAACATCGCTCTCATCAAACGCTATGAAAAGTATGCGGAAGAATACGGTGATGAGTATGGAAGATAA
- a CDS encoding DUF2306 domain-containing protein: MAKGLLKIRHFFNGISAFNAIVLLTLGFFTFLMAQITVAYIPYNLDVGFLQIKQDYIDIYHWRVAFFVHVYASMWALLAGFTQFSSKIQDFYPRLHRTFGYVYVIDVLLITGPAGLLMGFYANGGLPSKIAFVLLAIGWISFTAVALVKAKNGDFAAHRNFMIRSYALTLSAVTLRAWKWSITNTIELPPMDVYRAVAWLGWVPNLIFAEIWIRRKHNR, translated from the coding sequence ATGGCTAAAGGTTTACTAAAAATCAGGCATTTTTTCAATGGTATTAGTGCTTTCAATGCAATTGTTTTACTCACGCTCGGCTTTTTTACTTTCTTGATGGCCCAGATCACGGTCGCATACATTCCCTATAATCTCGATGTCGGCTTCCTACAGATCAAACAAGATTATATAGACATTTACCACTGGCGCGTCGCTTTTTTTGTCCACGTCTATGCAAGCATGTGGGCGCTGCTCGCAGGATTTACACAGTTCTCGAGCAAGATACAGGATTTCTATCCCAGGCTGCACCGCACTTTCGGTTATGTGTATGTCATCGATGTTCTGTTAATAACCGGGCCTGCGGGTTTGCTAATGGGCTTTTACGCCAACGGCGGCCTGCCGTCAAAGATCGCCTTTGTCTTATTGGCGATCGGCTGGATCAGTTTTACTGCTGTTGCTTTGGTTAAGGCTAAGAATGGCGACTTCGCCGCGCATCGAAACTTTATGATCCGCAGCTACGCTCTCACGCTTTCGGCAGTGACCTTGCGTGCGTGGAAATGGTCGATCACCAACACCATCGAACTGCCGCCAATGGACGTCTATCGTGCCGTCGCCTGGCTCGGCTGGGTTCCCAACCTGATCTTTGCCGAGATATGGATAAGGCGGAAACACAACCGGTAG